Below is a genomic region from Henckelia pumila isolate YLH828 chromosome 3, ASM3356847v2, whole genome shotgun sequence.
CTAAATTGAGAACAAGAAATTAAATTCAATGCCATTTACAATCTTATCATGAACATTAAcccaaaaagggaaaaaaaaaatcaactccAAACAAGGCAAATGAAACCAGAAACCAATAGAACTATAATACACACACACATCATATTATACAGAGAGAAATATACCAGCGCCTTTAGCAGCAGCTCCATGAACAAGAGTCAGACCCACCATTAGAGCATTTGAAGGGAGAGCTGCAGCAGACATTCCATACACACTCTCCAAAATTGACACAGACTCCAAGAACGAGACATCCGTTCTGTTCTTTCCAAaaaattcatcaaattcaaaactTTTAACAACCCAGTTTCTCAAAACTAACACAGAAAAAAGCACACCCCAAAACTCCAACACCCTTCCCATAACCTCAACTTTCGCTTACAATTTGCAATGAGCCAATAAAACGCCCCACTACCCACAATTTATATCAAAGAAAGAAtctttcttcattaaaatgcaTTTATGTTAACGAATCACGGTAAGTATAACAAGTGTCCTGGCGCTAAAATGAGGGACACCTGTGAACAGCACAACGACACCAAAGCGATGAAATGAGGCACAGGTTTTGTGAATCTGGTAACGTAAAGACACACGAAACGGAATTATTGTTTCTTGGGAAAAAGTGGGtaaattgttttctttttgttttcttGGAGATCTGAATAaagaattgttgttttcaggAAGCAGCTGATGGTATATCTGCCGGGAATTTTAAAGATCTTTATAATTGCTTGTGATTATTATTTCATTTTACCCGTGAACTCTGcctagttttttttattaatattagtaTTCGATTTTCGTGTTGTTatagttttttatttaaaaagttctttttgaaataattttaaaatgttttataacgtttaattaattttttatgattaGTTTGatgttattatattaaaatagagATGGTattataattatgaaatttgatcAGATTAATaagataatttttgaaattggcTATTATACCATAAGACCAATTTGTCGGTGGTCGGAGCCTTGATATAGTGTACAGATTTCTTATTTAATCCATTTTGGGTTACAAAATGAAAACTACAATCAATTCatctttgaaaaataaaaataaaaaaataaaaataaaaaaactataatCCATTTAGATTTGAGTTACATGGGGTGTCTTTCCCGATTTGTACTTTCCTTGTGCAAGCGCCTGCGCGAGAGTTTCTCGACTAATCAATTTTACACTTTCAATATAAGCTAACTCatgtcaattttatttttttagatggTACAATCATCATTTCACGTTTAAACCATCCACTTAATAAGCTCATATATAACTTGTCGAATTTTCAttcatataaatgaaaaaaCCCAATAGTGTCCAAAGTCCAACACATATTTTAGAAATCTTACTATTTaaataattctaatattttgagtttttttaaaaatggattAAGGTACGTTGTAGAGTGGATTATATTGGGCAAAAGCAAAAGGTACTAGGATACATTAGTTGGATCATATTTtatagggaaaattgcaaatttagtcctgtatgtttgtcactttgcgattttggtcctttatgttttcacatttcagttttagtcctgtatgtttcgatttttggcaatttcggtcctttttcttcgaaaatgctgacgtggcactgtacacgtcagctccacatcagcattgaattggtgccacgtcagcgccacatcgaataaaggactaaaattgccaaaaaaataaagatagcggactaaaactgcaatctgaaaatataaaggaccaaaatcgcaaagtgacaaacatacaggaccaaaaaagcaattttccctattttatatattatcatatttttttaaggCATCAAGTAATACTGAAATAAACTCTTCATTCTTCtactcattttatttttctccaGAGTCAATTAATTTGAATTAGGGCAGGTAATTAGGGGGAAAAATTAATTCGATTCCCTTttgttaaaacaaaaaaaaaaaagagaaaaagaaaagttCATGTCACCtttcaatttgaattatcaCGTAAATATTAAATTCCATGATAATTTCGTTAGATCGTATATATCTCTTGGTAATTGATATATCCAAATATCATCTAAAGATTCGATTAAATGAATAATAAATAGCTACGATTCTACGGATCGAGATCCTAAAAATAACACTTTACTACCGTGAATGAGAAAATTATAAATCATAAGATAATAATTGAGAAACGTGATCGTTAATAATCAAATCCTCGAGTTCTCatactaaaatatataaaaacatgaggattttttcttttaaaaaaatgaaccaTTGTTTGTTTTGTCGgtgaaattaatattaataataataacaataataataataataataataataataataataataataataacaacaacaacaaaaatgtaaAAACTACTTAACACGAGGCATAATCGGGCTGAATGGTGATCTCCagattttaaaaagaacatacATAATAATGTCCACGTAAAAATGGTCCAGGCCCAGGGTATTAACTGAAAAAATATATCCAATCAATATCCACAATATATCCAATCAATTTTCATCCAGCCCAAGATCCACTTGGGATTTCTATTTTTTTCGTGACGCCCCGTATTTATTTTGGTTCGGAACCAAAATTTATTGAAATAGAGAATTTTCTACGCGTGATGTGTGAATTTCGctagaaattaaattttttttttaagaagaaATGACATGACATAATTATTAATTTCAAACGAGTCACTAAATTAACGAATATTCATAGTAGAGCGGATTGGCTCGATGAACCTGATCAATTTTGACGATTTAATGAGATCATTTCACATATTagttttttttgaaacaaatcGAAAATCCGACTCAACCCATAACAAATATTGTTTTTTACTATAAATATAGACCGAATGATCCGTCTTATATGAGatcatacaaatatatatatatatatatatatatatatatatatatatatatatatatatatatatacctatgAGGTGACAATCATCTCATGaatgagatgaatcatatacaaatggttcatcTAATGGAtgccacctcataggtgggcacgAATGTGGGCAGCATATcaaaactttatatatataatagagagagtttctttcaagtgcacacctatcatgcccactaccatgtccaccaatgatgtggcactattctattggatgtgataaagatgtgttccaatagaatagtgccacatcattggtgagcatggtagtgggcatgataagtgggcacttgaaagaaactctatatatatatatatatatattgcgagtactcaaattaaatattggatTTATTACCTTCACAATTGAAagtagaataaaataaaagttgaTAGTTTGACGGAGTCAAACAGTTAATTTAGAAATTTGTCAATGATAATATCTGTTTACCAAAAAAAAAGGGACTTGTCTTCTCCTTGTGTAATATTACTAGAATATATTAGTAGAATATATACAAATTGAACCAATACATGGAGTAATATAACATTAATTaaccaaaaattcatactcCATAATGATGTAAGGAAGAAAatcaaattaatccaaaaaatatatattaattatagtatttctttgaaataaaatccaaaattcatGTTAATCATAGTATTTCTTGATGATACTTCTAGAAAGTATTTGGAAAATttttaacatatatattttCCAATCAGACCAGCTGCTTCGAGGACTCTTCCGACGGGAGTAATCGAAACGCGTCCAATATTATTAAAAacttattaataataaaaatagtcAAGTTTGCAATACCATACATAAATCCCCTTCTCTAAAGGCAAGTCCCGTGCATGCTTCAAAGTCTTCTTCTTGGTTGAATTTGTGCCATCTAGAAAAATGAGCACATATGAACGATATAATCCTATATTCCtatttcaaataaaaacatGGAAACTCACTTTTATTTTTTGGGTATAGTTTTTGTTTGTGCAAAAAAATTAAGTAATGTATGACTACAACTAAAATTAACATAGAGAACTGAAGTCGTAAATATACAAAcatataaaactaaaaataaaatatgcatttttcCCTAAAAATGTtctaagtgtttttttttttaatgtaaaaaataataataaaaatggaATCTTCTAATCTCATACATTTCTAACAAGTTCGGAGACCACGGGGGTCTTAGATTGAACCGGgccacataaataaatatttgtccCAAGTCATCATATAGACGATaaacatatgtttatttaataatataataatattaaagaGGTTCGACTTCTACAACGATATATAAATAACCCAGCTCCTAGCTCATTTAATCCTCATCCCAAAACACGACTCTTTCTGTTCATTTAAGCTTCGTGTTTCGAAATTATATAATGGCGGTTGCGACTCATGTGTGCAAGATGCTAGCAATCATCTGTTTGATGATGCTAACCCACAGGGTTTATGCAGATCCAGACTTGCTTCAAGATATTTGTGTTGCTGATCTCACTTCTGGTTAGTAACTACTGCATGTATCCATCCATAATATATGTGTATATTGATCGAATCATTTACTTGTGTCGCTCGACTAGCTAGTACAATAACGTAAATCTTTTTCAATAAGAAATTGGCATGAATTCACTCTCACGTCATGTCGAAGCAAAAATCACTCATCATCGTTgttataaaaatgaaaaataaattgactTACGACATCATTTGATATaatattcatttttttaatcCAATTATTGGCTATCTTATTCAAGtatattgatttattatttttatattatacatACTTCATCGTCCTATCAATGAAATACTGAGCCGCATCTTAGAGTTTTTTATCGCTTCGATTTTCTAatatccatttttttttaacttaatGGGAAGTTGAATTCTATATTTCTATGTATAGTTGCCACCTAAATTTGTTTGTCCACCCTATCTATCTATAATTGAATACTTTTCTCGTAGGGCTTTGAATATACTTTCACCTAATAATTGTGGCATCATTTACATCTTCAAGCTTCACATTTATGCGAgagttaattatattttttttatgcattttgaCAGCTGTAAAAGTCAACGGGTTCACGTGCAAGTCAAACGTGACGGCGGACGATTTCTTCTCCGCCGCGCTGGCAAATCCCGGCGTCACCAACTCCTTCGGCTCACTGGTAACCGGCGCCAACGTGGAGAGAATCCCAGGCCTGAACACCCTCGGCGTGTCTCTCTCCCGCATCGACTACGCCCCCGGCGGCCTCAACCCGCCGCACACTCACCCACGAGCCACCGAGATAGTTTTCGTTCTCTACGGCCAGCTCGAAGTCGGCTTCATCACCACCGCCAACGTCCTCTACACCAAGATCATCAAGAACGGCGAGATCTTCGTCTTCCCTAAAGGTCTCGTCCACTTCCAGAGGAACAACGGCGTCGGCCCGGCGGCGGTAATCGCCGCCTTCAACAGCCAGCTGCCGGGGACTCAGTCCATCGCCACCACGTTGTTCGGGGCTTCGCCGCCTGTGCCTGATATTGTTTTGGCGACTGCCTTTCAGATTGACACCAACGAAGTTCAGACGATCAAGTCCAAGTTCGCACCCAAGCCCCGTAATTAATATCATCATAAGGAGATTTGAACTTTAATTCGTTTTGGGTTAAATAAtgtaatttgtttttatttgtataCATTATAATAAAACAcagttttatttattaaaagttCTATTTGTTGCCCTGTACTttcaaataataatagtaaATTAATAGCCTAGTAGTTTATTCGCAAAAAACCTCAGTGAAACTATCTTATCCGACTTCATCTATAAACAATAGTACTTAGGtcaatttgtctcatcatgttATACTATTGCCAATGTTGGCACTGGGACCGTGTTGCCTTTTCTTGTTTCGACAGCATGGTTTACCCAAACCGCCGCGAAAGTCGTCGCGGTTACTACTGTTCCAATTTTATTGAAACTACACAATGTTGGAAATTGGACATAAAAAACTAAGCTGTCCCCGTGCTATAACCCCTCAAATCATCGAAAGACCACCTATACTACCTTATAACATAATCGAAACTGTACATAGCACAAGCGCAACAAGCAGCATGTTACAAAATGATCAAAACGGACACAACGAAGCCACATCACATCTATTCCTCCGAAAAAAAAGACAGCTAATACAAGAAACCTGCGTATTTACAGCACAGAACAACATGCTTCTGCTGGCAAAGAAAGAAACCAAATAGAAAACGCTGTATAGCTAGAAACTTCTTCTCTGGACTTAACAAGGAACCAAAGAAACGGTCATGTTCGGTGGTTAGAGATAGCGAGTTCAACGGATATAATAAAAGTGGATCGTTCCGCCTCCCTTAAATACTGAACCTCACCATTCATAAGCTTCACCAGTTTACGGCAGATAAAAAGGCTAATTCCTTCTTCAGATGCTTCTTGTTCATTACCAAACATTTGGTTCAACAACCCTTGAGGCACTCCTCCGCCACTATGTGTTATCCTGCATTAaatcataatacataacataagaaACTAGAAAAAGCTAGAAACTTATAACTTATGGTCCAATAGCCCAAGTTCCGTCAATTTCAAGCGAAAACTATAGTGCGCAATATTTTACAGAAATAGAAaacacaagttttttttttaaaaaaattcattggATCATGTATAGGATTGACATACCATTACTCGTGCTTAAAAATGAATAATTCAGGAGAAAACATGAAACCATCGAATCAGAAGGACCTAGTGTGGAAGGAAAAGGATTTGCTGTAGTTTTGCCATATTTAATCCTTCTGGAGAAGGAGTGAAGTTGTCAAGTAATATCAGTAAGCGCCATTTTCTTTGCAAATAtatttctaaaaattttaagcccCGAGTTAAAAAGATTCAAGTGTTAATGTatcacaaaaatataaaaagaacaaacaattttttttccaaataattcGTAGGTTTCTTCTAGGTATGTTCAGTGAAGATTTTCTTATCTGTTAtctttttcaagaaaacaaagTAAAGCATTTACTCATTCGAATAAAAAACTAAACAGGGTATTCATCATTCCTTGGCACCGACCTTTTGGAGAAAAGGAAGACCCATAAAAACTGAAACACAAGTACATTAGCAAGCATTTTAATACAGTTAGGCAAGCAAAAAGTTCACAAACGCAAAACTTACCAGCTTTTATAAAGAAAATTGAAATTTAGAAAAGGCTATTTTTTAATCAGAAATTGAACATAAGCTTGCCACTGGTGCCTTAGCAGGTCAGCAAAAGAATGATGCTTCATTAATAGTATCACCAAAAAAATGGAAATAATTGTGATCGTACCTGAATTCTACATGGCCAAGCTGAACAGATTCCCCTATAGAATCTTTTTTCAAAGAAGCTGCAACACCAAGCTGGCCTCCACTCGGAATGAAAGTAACTGATACAAGCAAGAAAGCCGCTAGGACTTGCTGAAGCCTCACACTGTCTCCATATAGGGTTTCATTTGAGAGATTTGGAGCTAAATTATCAACTATTTTCACACCCTTTCCATTGCTCTTCATCATGACTTGACTAATGGAAGCTATCAACACCTCATGCAGCTTAAACTCTACCATCTCCAGATCCATGTACCTGGCCAGATAGTAAAGTTCAGCGAAAAAATATCCATTTTATCAGCGAAAAAAAGGGGGCGGGGGTGGTTGGGGGTGGGGGTGGGGGCGCCAGTTTTACTTTACCCTTCAATTATATGATCAAGATCCGTGTCATCGAGAATTTTATTTAGCTGCCGTTGGCAATGAACACTAGTGCGAAGAAGGCTTTTCTGCTCATCATCCAGGACAGTTCCTTCCATCATCTTTCGTGAAAAGATAATCCCAGATAGAGGACTCTTAATCTCCCTTCTAATATATGCCAAGAGCCTCAATCTTTTCACTGATGTTTGTTCTGTTAACCGTTGAATGTGAAGTGCTTGTTGGAGTTCTGGACTTGCCAGCTGCAGGAAGCAGAAGACGCCAGTTATTTCGCCATCTCCATCCAACTTTTTGATCGCACAAAGGAGGCATTCCACATACTTCCCACTCCTCGAGAAAAAACCAAACGGTACCTTTTCAGATTCTTGACTAACTGCAGCATTGTTGAGTACAATACCAAGGTTCACATAAGCCTCTTGATTCTTGAATCGGCAACAAGCTATGTGGGTTCCAAAGACCTCACCCAGAAGCATTTTATTTATCACAGCATCTCTAGGCCATCCAGTTAATTTAGTCATAGCAGTATTCCACTCGGAACACCAGCCAAATTCATCGGAGCCAAATATAGGTGGGATAAGTGGATTAGGATTTTGTACTATAGCTCTGTAATCTCCTTCAATTCTAGTGAATTTGTCCATCATACTTTTCTGTGCGGTTACATCCTGAGCAATAAAACATACTCCCACAACATTTTCTCGTACGTCTCTGCTTGCACAAGCGTTTACAATTAAGCTGACGGGACCAGACTCTCTTCTTGACCCGTGTGTTTTGATCTCAAATTGAACATTTCGTTCTTCATTCCCTGCGAGAATAAATATAGAGTTAGATTTTGTTGACACATTATCTTACACGCATGCATATAGTTACTTCAAATCTAAGAGATGTGTTTGTCATTGTTTTCGAGTCCACACCTTGAAGTGCCAATTCCAACATCTTATTCACTGCATCAGCTGACGAATCTTCTACCAGTGCAAGAAAATGCCTGCCTATTGCTTCGTCAACAGGAAGACCAGTTATATCAGATATTTTTGTATTCCATCCATTAACCCGCCCATCCACGTCAACTGCCAAGATAGGCACAGATGCAGTTTCAATCAGCCGGACCATCTCAGATGTCACTGCTTCAAGCTCCTGCATTCCATCAATTCGCATGTCATTAAGTCTCGTATGAATCGCCATTGTGTCCAAATCTGTAGCCTTGGTATCCTTGAAGGCATTTCGTAGAATGAGCTGCAAAGAGTGGATGGCATCCATCTCGTAGTCCTTCCAAGGTAAACTCCGTTCCTTGACAACCTCTAAGAATGCACTAAAAGATGACCTTGGATGCAACTTCTTGCCGTCATCCTCAGCATACGGTTCATTCCTGGCTCCACCCCAACGAATTTCTGCAGCAGTGTGCGATCTGAACCAGAAAAGCCAGTCCTTATCAGTTATCTTGACAGCCGCCATTCCACAGATAGTGTCACCGAGAGCAAGCGCTCCAGGAAAATTGGCGTCATATAAGCTATCTGTACTCAAACCTGTGGAATCTCGATGATACTCATCTAGCCAAGAAACTATGTCGCGAATCTGAGAGTCATTTGGGGTCGATCCTAAGCTATAATTTTGATTCTTATATAGTAGAGCAGCACCATCGCATTTCACGAGATCCATTATGTTCGGGCTTTGTGAGACGATGCCTAAAGGAGCATCTCGCAACAGCATATCACACAAGAGGGTCTGAGTTCGCAGAATATTCTTCTCGAGCATCTGATTTTCCAATTCTAACTCTTTGTTGACATGAATGGAAAACACCTGGGCAagaaattcgcatgcataacggAGAGGGAAAGGGATGAATCTTGGGGTTGAGTGATGGCAAACCACGAGTCCCCAAAGCCTTTTTTCCTTTTGTGGCTGTGAGGAATTGGAGCCTTCTTCAACTTCCTCATTAACAACAACCGACATTACCAATGATGCAATTGAATTCATGTTTTCCATGTATTGTGAATGGCAACCGTGAGGAGCTCTGAGTGTCGAGCCACATAATGTAAGATTGAAAGGAAGCTTCTCGTCTTGAAGAACCTTAACAGGATTTGCTCTACAGTCGCAGATCATCCTGACCTTGTTCTTCATGAATAAAAACCGAGCAGCTTGAGGGATATCTGTGGCCGGATAATGCAAGCCCAAATAAGCCTCAAGCCCAGGCTTTACGACCTCGGTGTACACCTCCCCATGATGATCATCATGAAA
It encodes:
- the LOC140886301 gene encoding germin-like protein 5-1; its protein translation is MAVATHVCKMLAIICLMMLTHRVYADPDLLQDICVADLTSAVKVNGFTCKSNVTADDFFSAALANPGVTNSFGSLVTGANVERIPGLNTLGVSLSRIDYAPGGLNPPHTHPRATEIVFVLYGQLEVGFITTANVLYTKIIKNGEIFVFPKGLVHFQRNNGVGPAAVIAAFNSQLPGTQSIATTLFGASPPVPDIVLATAFQIDTNEVQTIKSKFAPKPRN
- the LOC140886300 gene encoding LOW QUALITY PROTEIN: phytochrome A-like (The sequence of the model RefSeq protein was modified relative to this genomic sequence to represent the inferred CDS: inserted 1 base in 1 codon), which translates into the protein MASSHPGQSSTSSKSRHSTRMIAQTSIDAKLHTDFEESGSSFDYSSSVRTTSAVEXDRGPRPDKITTAYLHQIQKGKLIQPFGCLLALDDRSFLVIAYSENAPEMLTMASHAVPSVGEHPVLGIGTDIKTIFTAPSATALHKALGFGEVSLLNPILVHCKTSGKPFYAIIHRVTGSFIIDFEPVNSHEVPMTAAGALQSYKLAAKAITRLQSLPSGNMERLCDTMVQEVFELTGYDRVMMYKFHDDHHGEVYTEVVKPGLEAYLGLHYPATDIPQAARFLFMKNKVRMICDCRANPVKVLQDEKLPFNLTLCGSTLRAPHGCHSQYMENMNSIASLVMSVVVNEEVEEGSNSSQPQKEKRLWGLVVCHHSTPRFIPFPLRYACEFLAQVFSIHVNKELELENQMLEKNILRTQTLLCDMLLRDAPLGIVSQSPNIMDLVKCDGAALLYKNQNYSLGSTPNDSQIRDIVSWLDEYHRDSTGLSTDSLYDANFPGALALGDTICGMAAVKITDKDWLFWFRSHTAAEIRWGGARNEPYAEDDGKKLHPRSSFSAFLEVVKERSLPWKDYEMDAIHSLQLILRNAFKDTKATDLDTMAIHTRLNDMRIDGMQELEAVTSEMVRLIETASVPILAVDVDGRVNGWNTKISDITGLPVDEAIGRHFLALVEDSSADAVNKMLELALQGNEERNVQFEIKTHGSRRESGPVSLIVNACASRDVRENVVGVCFIAQDVTAQKSMMDKFTRIEGDYRAIVQNPNPLIPPIFGSDEFGWCSEWNTAMTKLTGWPRDAVINKMLLGEVFGTHIACCRFKNQEAYVNLGIVLNNAAVSQESEKVPFGFFSRSGKYVECLLCAIKKLDGDGEITGVFCFLQLASPELQQALHIQRLTEQTSVKRLRLLAYIRREIKSPLSGIIFSRKMMEGTVLDDEQKSLLRTSVHCQRQLNKILDDTDLDHIIEGYMDLEMVEFKLHEVLIASISQVMMKSNGKGVKIVDNLAPNLSNETLYGDSVRLQQVLAAFLLVSVTFIPSGGQLGVAASLKKDSIGESVQLGHVEFRITHSGGGVPQGLLNQMFGNEQEASEEGISLFICRKLVKLMNGEVQYLREAERSTFIISVELAISNHRT